From a region of the Streptomyces venezuelae genome:
- a CDS encoding (2Fe-2S)-binding protein, whose product MDDVLRRLAAVGPFFAVPCGTEPPGPGFRPLTALYGDRLGPYVAEVGRRIGTGPGRVAASTAQFGIVSRLWSLGLGCAALAGRVPDLAADRVWWRLPDAGSLQLWLPEPGPGLPAELLGENVLANLAVLDQGLRERYGVSPKVLRGNAASGLVGALRVLIDRVPGGAAVELAGALLAEGGPLAGTGTFVHEEGLGVAFVRRSCCLYYQVPGGGLCGDCVLRAGRRTG is encoded by the coding sequence ATGGACGACGTACTGCGGCGACTGGCCGCCGTGGGGCCCTTCTTCGCCGTGCCCTGCGGGACCGAGCCGCCCGGCCCCGGCTTCCGGCCGCTCACCGCGCTGTACGGGGACCGGCTCGGGCCGTACGTGGCCGAGGTGGGCCGCCGGATCGGCACCGGACCGGGCCGGGTGGCCGCCTCGACCGCACAGTTCGGGATCGTCTCCCGGCTCTGGTCGCTGGGGCTCGGGTGCGCGGCCCTGGCAGGCCGGGTGCCGGACCTGGCCGCCGACCGGGTGTGGTGGCGGCTGCCGGACGCGGGATCGCTCCAGCTGTGGCTGCCCGAGCCCGGCCCCGGCCTGCCGGCCGAGCTGCTGGGGGAGAACGTCCTGGCGAACCTGGCCGTGCTCGACCAGGGCCTGCGCGAGCGGTACGGGGTCTCGCCGAAGGTCCTGCGGGGGAACGCGGCCTCCGGGCTCGTCGGAGCGCTGCGGGTACTGATCGACCGCGTGCCGGGCGGCGCGGCCGTGGAGCTGGCCGGCGCCCTGCTGGCCGAGGGCGGACCGCTGGCGGGCACCGGCACCTTCGTCCACGAGGAGGGGCTCGGGGTGGCGTTCGTACGGCGCAGCTGCTGCCTCTACTACCAGGTGCCCGGAGGCGGGCTCTGCGGCGACTGCGTCCTGCGGGCCGGGCGCCGCACGGGCTGA